From the Megalops cyprinoides isolate fMegCyp1 chromosome 21, fMegCyp1.pri, whole genome shotgun sequence genome, one window contains:
- the LOC118768962 gene encoding DEP domain-containing mTOR-interacting protein-like gives MDGVGNTMQKKAAELERMAEVLIIGEQLRLRLHEGKVIKDRRHHLRTYPNCFVAKELIDWLMEHREASDRETAIRIMQKLLDHSIIHHVCDEHKDFKDMKLFYRFRKDDGTFPLDNEAKVFLRGQRIFEKLMNTENSLLQTREEEGVTFERALVASEFVDWLLQEGEVASREEAEQLGRRLLEHGIIQHVTNKNHFVDGELLYQFRMNFRRRRRLMELLTDRCRSIPESQDSPFCLRRQNPDRRNTSFHSVSPSKEMKVVSAVRRSSMSSSCSSNGYYSSSPILSSSPPVLCNPKSVLKRQVSPEELQTPGGPYIKKTFTIVGDAVGWGFVVRGNKPCHVQAVDPSGPAAAAGMKVCQFVVSVNGLNVLSLDYRTVSSLILTGPRTVVMEVMEEIEQ, from the exons ATGGACGGTGTGGGGAACACCATGCAAAAGAAGGCTGCGGAGCTGGAACGCATGGCTGAGGTCCTTATCATCGGGGAACAATTAAG aCTCCGCCTCCATGAAGGAAAGGTCATCAAGGACCGCAGACATCACCTGAGGACGTATCCCAACTGCTTTGTGGCCAAAGAGCTGATCGACTGGCTTATGGAGCACAGGGAGGCCTCAGACCGAGAAACGGCCATCAGGATCATGCAGAAACTCCTGGATCACAGCATCATCCATCATG TATGTGATGAGCATAAGGATTTCAAAGACATGAAGCTCTTCTACCGTTTCCGGAAAGATGATGGAACCTTCCCACTGGACAACGAAGCTAAGGTGTTTTTGCGAGGACAAAGAATCTTTGAAAA GCTGATGAACACAGAGAACTCCCTGCTGCAGAcgagggaggaggagggcgtgACCTTTGAGCGGGCGCTGGTGGCCTCCGAGTTCGTGGATTGGCTGCTGCAGGAGGGCGAGGTGGCCAGCAGGGAGGAGGCGGAGCAGCTGGGGCGGAGACTGCTGGAGCACGGCATCATACAGCACG TGACCAATAAGAATCACTTTGTGGACGGGGAGCTGCTGTACCAGTTCAGGATGAACTTCCGGCGGAGGCGGCGGTTGATGGAGCTGCTGACTGACAGGTGCCGCTCCATCCCGGAGAGCCAGGACAGCCCCTTCTGCCTGCGCAGGCAGAACCCTGACCGCCGCAACACCAGCTTCCACTCAG TCAGCCCCAGTAAGGAGATGAAGGTGGTGTCGGCGGTGCGACGCAGCAGCATGAGCAGCAGCTGTAGCAGCAATGGGTactacagcagcagccccaTCCTGAGCAGCAGCCCCCCCGTGCTCTGCAACCCCAAGTCAG TGCTCAAGAGACAAGTGAGTCCGGAGGAGCTGCAGACCCCAGGTGGCCCCTACATAAAGAAGACATTCACG ATCGTGGGTGATGCAGTGGGGTGGGGCTTCGTGGTGAGGGGGAACAAGCCCTGTCACGTCCAGGCAGTGGACCCCAGCGGCCCTGCAGCTGCGGCTGGAATGAAA GTCTGCCAGTTTGTGGTCTCTGTCAATGGCCTGAACGTTTTGTCTCTGGACTACAGGACAGTTAGTAGCCTCATTCTGACCGGCCCGCGCACCGTCGTCATGGAAGTCATGGAGGAAATAGAACAGTGA